The proteins below come from a single Gordonia pseudamarae genomic window:
- a CDS encoding branched-chain amino acid ABC transporter permease/ATP-binding protein: MTQDVQFLLLGLGNGAVYAALALALVMTYRSSGVVNFATGAIALYIAYTFAFLRQGELLIPIPGLPKTIDLGGEIALVPAMLLALVIAAALGAFLYFALFRLLRNAPATAKAVASIALMLAVQSLLAARVGTNPVSVEAILPTGVVEFGDLRIPQDRLWFAGIIIVLTLALIAAFRLTRFGLATRAAAETETGALVTGLSPERIAYANWALSTMIAGLSGILIAPIVPLIPVSYTLFIVPALAAALVGNFSAIGPAVSAGLAIGMLQSEMTHLQSTIDWLPQSGMAELIPLLMILGFLVLRGKPLPTRGTLVQSTLGAAPRPKNLLITGTVWTLIALIAMLVTEGSYRGAIIMTFTLAIIALSQVVVTGFAGQISLAQLTLGGVGAFMLSRFTVDIGIPFPIAPILAALVATVVGVVVGLPALRIRGLPVAVVTLGLAVFLEAFWFRNNEYNGGIDGAHIKDPSLFGIDLGIGAGENYPRIAFGIACLAILVIVAVGVAKLRTSRLGASMLAVRANERSAAASGINVSRIKLTAFAIGAFIAGLGGSMMAYQQTMAVPEAFTAVGGIGVFAICYLAGVTCVSGAMLAGVMGAGGIMFVVLDRVANVGEYYSVALGILLVVTIVAQPEGIMADILHRIDQLRERLGSRNADETVDDGLHASLTPDDITGAPELLADTTIDRSAGKVVLAAEGIGVRYGGVTALEDVSFEVAEGEIIGLIGPNGAGKTTFIDAISGFANAEGSVALAGESLDGKHPHQRSRAGLGRTFQGIDLYEDLSVRENVMVGTTASLGRGADNPPLDDEQMARLFEVLHLDTVTDRPVRELSQGQRQLVSVARALAGRPRVVLLDEPAAGLDSTESAWLGLRLKAIRDAGTTIIMVDHDMDLVLDVCDRIVVLDLGKRIAIGTPAEVRNNPDVTRAYLGSAHSGQEVPA, translated from the coding sequence ATGACACAAGACGTTCAGTTCTTGTTGCTGGGCTTGGGCAACGGCGCCGTGTATGCGGCACTGGCCCTTGCGCTGGTCATGACCTACCGCAGTTCCGGGGTGGTGAATTTCGCGACCGGAGCGATTGCCCTGTACATCGCCTACACGTTCGCGTTCCTGCGCCAGGGTGAACTACTCATTCCGATTCCCGGACTTCCCAAGACAATCGACCTCGGCGGCGAGATCGCGCTGGTTCCGGCCATGCTGCTTGCGCTGGTGATCGCCGCCGCACTCGGCGCGTTCCTCTACTTCGCGCTGTTCCGGCTCCTGCGCAATGCCCCGGCCACGGCCAAAGCCGTGGCGTCGATCGCGCTGATGCTGGCCGTCCAATCGCTGCTCGCCGCCCGCGTCGGCACCAACCCCGTGTCGGTGGAAGCGATTCTGCCGACCGGCGTGGTGGAGTTCGGCGACCTCAGGATTCCGCAGGACCGCCTGTGGTTCGCCGGCATCATCATCGTTCTCACGCTCGCGCTGATCGCCGCCTTCCGACTCACCCGGTTCGGTCTGGCCACCCGGGCCGCCGCCGAAACCGAGACCGGTGCACTGGTCACCGGTCTGTCACCCGAACGCATCGCCTATGCCAACTGGGCGTTGTCGACGATGATCGCCGGCCTGTCGGGCATTCTGATCGCCCCGATCGTTCCACTCATCCCCGTGTCGTACACCCTGTTCATCGTGCCCGCGCTGGCCGCCGCGCTGGTGGGCAACTTCAGCGCGATCGGTCCGGCAGTGTCCGCGGGCCTGGCGATCGGCATGCTGCAGTCGGAGATGACCCACCTGCAGTCGACGATCGACTGGCTGCCGCAATCGGGAATGGCCGAACTGATTCCGCTGCTGATGATCCTGGGCTTCCTCGTGCTGCGCGGCAAGCCGCTGCCCACCCGCGGAACGCTCGTCCAAAGCACTCTCGGCGCGGCACCGCGGCCCAAGAATCTGCTGATCACCGGCACCGTGTGGACGCTGATCGCCCTGATCGCGATGCTCGTGACCGAGGGCAGCTACCGCGGCGCCATCATCATGACCTTCACCCTTGCGATCATCGCTCTGTCCCAGGTGGTGGTCACCGGTTTCGCCGGTCAGATCTCGCTGGCGCAGTTGACGCTCGGCGGTGTCGGCGCGTTCATGCTGAGCCGGTTCACCGTCGACATTGGCATCCCGTTCCCGATCGCGCCCATCCTCGCGGCCCTGGTGGCCACCGTGGTCGGCGTGGTGGTCGGCCTGCCCGCCCTGCGGATCCGCGGATTGCCTGTCGCCGTGGTCACTCTCGGCCTGGCGGTGTTCCTGGAGGCCTTCTGGTTCCGCAACAACGAGTACAACGGCGGTATCGACGGCGCCCACATCAAGGACCCGTCACTGTTCGGGATCGACCTGGGTATCGGTGCGGGCGAGAACTATCCGCGCATCGCCTTCGGAATCGCCTGCCTGGCAATCCTGGTCATCGTGGCCGTCGGTGTGGCCAAGCTGCGCACCAGCCGACTCGGCGCGTCGATGCTCGCCGTCCGTGCCAATGAGCGTTCGGCGGCCGCCTCCGGTATCAATGTGTCCCGGATCAAGTTGACCGCGTTCGCGATCGGTGCGTTCATCGCGGGTCTGGGCGGTTCGATGATGGCCTACCAGCAGACGATGGCGGTACCCGAGGCATTCACCGCCGTCGGCGGTATCGGGGTGTTCGCGATCTGCTACCTGGCCGGTGTCACCTGCGTATCCGGCGCGATGCTGGCCGGTGTGATGGGTGCGGGCGGCATCATGTTCGTCGTCCTCGACCGTGTCGCCAACGTCGGCGAGTACTACTCGGTGGCCCTGGGCATCCTGCTGGTGGTCACCATCGTCGCCCAGCCCGAGGGCATCATGGCCGACATCCTGCACCGGATCGATCAGCTGCGAGAACGTCTGGGCTCCAGGAACGCCGACGAGACCGTCGACGACGGCCTGCATGCATCGCTGACACCCGACGACATCACGGGCGCCCCGGAACTGCTCGCCGACACCACGATCGACCGGTCCGCCGGAAAGGTCGTGCTCGCGGCCGAGGGCATCGGCGTCCGCTACGGCGGTGTCACCGCACTGGAGGATGTGAGCTTCGAGGTGGCCGAGGGCGAGATCATCGGCCTCATCGGCCCGAACGGCGCCGGCAAAACCACCTTCATCGACGCCATCAGCGGTTTCGCCAACGCGGAGGGCAGCGTCGCCCTCGCCGGCGAATCGCTCGACGGCAAGCATCCACATCAGCGCAGTCGCGCCGGCCTCGGCCGCACCTTCCAGGGCATCGACCTGTACGAGGATCTGTCGGTGCGCGAGAACGTCATGGTCGGTACCACCGCGTCACTCGGCCGCGGCGCCGACAACCCTCCGCTCGACGACGAGCAGATGGCGCGATTGTTCGAGGTGCTGCACCTGGACACGGTGACCGACCGGCCGGTGCGGGAACTGTCGCAGGGACAACGGCAGCTCGTGTCGGTGGCCCGGGCACTGGCCGGACGCCCCCGGGTGGTCCTGCTCGACGAGCCCGCCGCCGGCCTCGACAGTACCGAGAGCGCGTGGCTCGGTCTGCGGCTCAAGGCGATTCGGGACGCGGGCACCACGATCATCATGGTCGACCACGACATGGACCTGGTCCTCGATGTCTGTGACCGGATCGTCGTGCTCGACCTCGGCAAACGCATCGCGATCGGAACTCCCGCCGAGGTCCGTAACAATCCCGATGTCACCCGCGCCTACCTGGGTTCGGCGCACAGTGGACAGGAAGTGCCCGCATGA
- a CDS encoding CaiB/BaiF CoA transferase family protein, which translates to MHQPMKGVRVLEVAQFTFVPSAGAVLADWGADVIKIEHAEKGDAQRGLVRVLGYDTAGSTFSPIMEGPNRGKRSVGLALEKPESREVFTELVARSDVFLTNFLPAARRSLGVTLEDVRAINPDIIYVVGSGFGAQGPDAEKGGYDSTAFWARGGSAYGTMPAGSDKVSFMPAGAYGDNIGGLTIAGGIAAALYGRQVTGEPSEIDVSLLSVGAWATQFTVNMALTRGEAMPPPAADKRSASAANPLSGAYRTADGRWIQLSMLQAGRYWPEFCSAVGHPELIDDERFSTDATLTANHAAAMDIIAGIIGAEPLDHWRASFKDIRGQWAAVQDSWEIGNDADLIANGRIADVIDAEGAAQKLVANPVNFDNTPVSLTRAPGFAEHTDDVLRDLGYDDERLIELKIAGAIT; encoded by the coding sequence ATGCATCAGCCGATGAAAGGTGTTCGCGTCCTTGAGGTTGCGCAGTTCACTTTCGTTCCGTCCGCGGGTGCGGTACTCGCCGACTGGGGTGCCGACGTGATCAAGATCGAACACGCCGAGAAAGGCGACGCGCAGCGAGGTCTGGTGCGGGTGCTCGGCTACGACACGGCGGGCTCGACGTTCTCCCCGATCATGGAGGGGCCCAACCGCGGCAAACGCAGCGTCGGGCTGGCCCTGGAGAAGCCCGAATCGCGGGAGGTGTTCACCGAACTCGTCGCACGCAGCGACGTGTTCCTCACCAACTTTCTGCCGGCCGCCCGCCGGAGCCTCGGTGTCACCCTTGAGGATGTGCGGGCCATCAATCCGGACATCATCTACGTGGTGGGCAGCGGGTTCGGTGCGCAGGGACCGGACGCGGAGAAGGGTGGATACGATTCGACCGCGTTCTGGGCGCGCGGCGGCAGTGCCTACGGCACGATGCCGGCGGGCTCGGACAAGGTCAGTTTCATGCCGGCCGGTGCCTACGGCGACAACATCGGCGGTCTCACGATCGCCGGGGGTATCGCGGCCGCGCTGTACGGGCGGCAGGTCACCGGCGAACCGTCGGAGATCGACGTCTCGCTGCTGTCGGTGGGGGCGTGGGCCACCCAGTTCACCGTCAACATGGCGCTGACCCGCGGCGAGGCGATGCCGCCGCCCGCCGCCGACAAACGTTCGGCGAGCGCGGCCAACCCGCTCTCCGGTGCCTACCGTACCGCCGACGGCCGCTGGATCCAGTTATCGATGCTGCAGGCGGGCCGCTATTGGCCCGAGTTCTGTTCTGCGGTCGGTCACCCGGAACTGATCGATGACGAGCGGTTCTCCACCGACGCCACCCTCACCGCCAATCATGCCGCGGCGATGGACATCATCGCCGGCATTATCGGGGCCGAGCCGCTGGACCATTGGCGTGCGTCGTTCAAGGACATTCGGGGCCAGTGGGCCGCGGTGCAGGACTCGTGGGAGATCGGCAACGACGCCGACCTCATCGCCAACGGGCGTATCGCCGACGTCATCGATGCCGAGGGTGCCGCACAGAAGTTGGTGGCCAATCCCGTCAACTTCGACAACACGCCGGTGTCGCTCACCCGCGCGCCGGGGTTCGCCGAACACACCGACGACGTGCTGCGCGACCTCGGATACGACGACGAGCGGTTGATCGAACTGAAGATCGCCGGCGCGATCACCTGA
- a CDS encoding ferredoxin, whose translation MHVTIDLDKCAGHARCYAVSPEYFDIDDDGYAASAHVEVPEGAEQLAIDAVAACPERAIQICEATAQESKSA comes from the coding sequence ATGCATGTCACCATTGATCTGGACAAGTGCGCCGGGCACGCCCGCTGCTACGCCGTGTCGCCGGAGTATTTCGACATCGACGACGACGGTTACGCGGCGAGCGCGCACGTAGAGGTGCCCGAGGGTGCCGAACAACTGGCGATAGACGCTGTGGCGGCGTGCCCCGAACGGGCGATCCAGATCTGCGAAGCCACGGCACAAGAATCGAAGAGCGCCTGA
- a CDS encoding class I adenylate-forming enzyme family protein, with translation MIQQSGSWHTWGEVRALAEAITGELDRIGAGQGARVGVVLSNSMPSVAALAAILSTGRTIVTLNPMQPAARVARDLANSAPDVVLAPRESWSAAEFRDAVTRLAISGYSFADAALISETEAPVKQGAAKPEAATAARGTVAIEMFTSGTTGAPKRIPLSWRQLDSTLAAVHARVAQPEQRPAPLTGRVALVTLSMVHIGGMWGVLQALSEARPFVLLERFTVEGWTAAIEEHQPRIASLPPAAMRSVLSARVPATRLSSLRAVTAGTTFVSPDLADEFIGRYGIPVLIVYGATEFSGAVAGWTKPMHNEWWARKRGSVGRPFPGVSMRTVDDSGAVLPAGEAGRLEVRSGQTVSGADGWVRTSDLAHLDDDGFLFIDGRADDAIVRGGFKVQPEVVADALRAHEAILDATVYGRADERLGQVPVAVVEWVPGATSVAEAELKEFLRGHLTAYEIPVTIHGVDALPRSASLKVDRRRLLEMVADIEAAQGNQE, from the coding sequence ATGATCCAGCAGTCCGGCAGCTGGCACACCTGGGGCGAGGTGCGCGCCCTGGCCGAAGCCATCACCGGTGAACTCGACCGGATCGGGGCCGGGCAGGGTGCCCGGGTCGGCGTGGTGCTGAGCAACAGTATGCCCTCGGTTGCCGCGCTGGCCGCAATCCTGAGCACCGGCCGCACCATCGTCACCCTCAACCCGATGCAGCCCGCCGCCCGCGTGGCCCGCGACCTGGCCAACAGTGCACCCGACGTGGTCCTGGCCCCCCGCGAATCCTGGTCGGCCGCCGAGTTCCGGGATGCGGTGACCCGCCTCGCGATCTCCGGCTATTCTTTCGCCGACGCCGCGTTGATCTCCGAGACCGAGGCTCCCGTGAAGCAGGGGGCCGCGAAACCCGAAGCCGCCACCGCCGCCCGCGGCACAGTCGCGATCGAGATGTTCACCTCCGGGACCACCGGTGCGCCCAAACGTATCCCGCTGAGCTGGCGGCAACTCGATTCCACCCTCGCGGCCGTCCACGCCCGTGTGGCGCAGCCCGAACAGCGCCCGGCGCCGCTGACCGGCCGGGTCGCGCTGGTGACCCTGTCGATGGTGCATATCGGCGGCATGTGGGGTGTGCTGCAGGCGCTGTCGGAGGCGCGGCCCTTCGTGCTGCTCGAACGCTTCACCGTCGAGGGCTGGACGGCGGCGATCGAGGAACATCAGCCGCGCATCGCGAGTCTGCCTCCGGCGGCCATGCGCTCGGTGCTGAGCGCGCGGGTTCCGGCGACCCGGCTGAGCAGCCTGCGCGCGGTCACCGCGGGCACCACCTTCGTCAGCCCCGATCTGGCCGACGAGTTCATCGGCCGCTACGGCATTCCCGTGCTCATCGTGTACGGCGCCACCGAGTTCTCCGGTGCGGTGGCCGGCTGGACCAAGCCGATGCACAACGAGTGGTGGGCGCGTAAACGCGGCAGCGTGGGCCGGCCTTTCCCCGGTGTGTCGATGCGGACCGTCGACGACTCCGGCGCAGTGCTGCCCGCCGGTGAGGCCGGGCGACTCGAAGTCCGTTCGGGCCAGACGGTTTCCGGTGCCGACGGCTGGGTCCGCACCAGCGACCTCGCCCATCTCGACGACGACGGCTTCCTGTTCATCGACGGCCGCGCCGACGATGCCATCGTGCGCGGCGGATTCAAGGTGCAGCCCGAGGTGGTGGCCGACGCGCTGCGCGCCCACGAGGCGATCCTGGACGCCACCGTCTACGGTCGTGCCGACGAGCGACTCGGCCAGGTGCCGGTGGCCGTCGTCGAATGGGTACCGGGGGCGACCTCCGTCGCGGAGGCCGAGCTGAAGGAGTTTCTGCGCGGCCACCTCACCGCGTACGAGATTCCGGTGACCATTCACGGTGTCGACGCGCTGCCGCGCAGTGCCTCGCTGAAGGTGGACCGGCGCAGGCTTCTTGAGATGGTCGCCGATATCGAAGCAGCACAAGGAAATCAGGAGTAG
- a CDS encoding thiolase family protein encodes MNAVIVEAVRTPVGRKKGVLSGVHPADLSATVLRGLVERTGIDPGAVDDVIWGCVQQVSEQAIDIARTAVLTAGWPETIPGVTVDRQCGSSQQAVNFAVAGVIAGHYDVVVAGGVESMSRVPMGSSTTVGQSPFSQTYRDRYDNVVPNQGVGAEMIAAKWGLTRTDVDAYAARSHERAAAAQDAGLLAEQIVPVTTPGGVGASVATGDMTVDTDQGIRRGTTVDTLAELKPVFREDGVIHAGNASQISDGSAALLIMSEEAAGRHGLTPIARVHTAVVTGDDPVIMLTGPIPATEKALQRSGLSLSDIGVFEVNEAFATVPLAWQREIGADDALLNPNGGAIAFGHPLGGSGARIMTDMITHMRRNKIRYGLQTMCEGGGQANATIIELLDT; translated from the coding sequence ATGAATGCCGTTATCGTCGAGGCCGTCCGCACCCCGGTCGGCCGCAAAAAGGGCGTGCTCTCGGGAGTACACCCGGCCGACCTGTCCGCGACCGTGCTGCGCGGTCTTGTCGAACGCACCGGGATCGACCCCGGAGCCGTCGACGACGTGATCTGGGGATGTGTGCAGCAGGTGTCGGAGCAGGCCATCGACATCGCCCGCACCGCGGTGCTCACCGCGGGCTGGCCGGAGACCATTCCCGGTGTCACCGTGGACAGGCAGTGCGGCTCATCGCAGCAGGCGGTCAATTTCGCCGTCGCGGGCGTGATCGCCGGCCACTACGACGTGGTGGTCGCCGGTGGTGTCGAGTCGATGTCGCGGGTGCCGATGGGTTCGTCGACGACTGTCGGGCAGAGCCCGTTCTCGCAGACCTACCGCGATCGCTACGACAACGTGGTCCCCAACCAGGGGGTCGGCGCCGAGATGATCGCCGCCAAATGGGGTCTGACCCGCACCGACGTCGACGCCTACGCCGCGCGATCGCACGAGCGTGCCGCGGCCGCACAGGACGCGGGTCTGCTGGCCGAGCAGATCGTGCCGGTCACCACCCCCGGCGGCGTCGGGGCGAGCGTGGCGACGGGGGATATGACCGTCGACACCGACCAGGGCATCCGGCGCGGCACCACCGTCGACACCCTCGCCGAACTCAAGCCGGTGTTCCGCGAGGACGGGGTGATCCACGCCGGCAACGCCTCCCAGATCTCCGACGGCTCGGCGGCACTCCTGATCATGAGCGAGGAGGCGGCGGGCAGGCACGGTCTCACCCCGATCGCCCGGGTGCACACCGCGGTCGTCACCGGGGACGACCCGGTGATCATGCTGACCGGACCCATCCCCGCCACCGAGAAGGCTCTGCAACGCTCGGGCCTGTCGCTGTCGGACATCGGTGTCTTCGAGGTCAACGAGGCCTTTGCCACGGTGCCGTTGGCGTGGCAACGCGAGATCGGCGCCGACGACGCTTTGCTCAACCCGAACGGCGGCGCCATCGCGTTCGGCCATCCGCTCGGCGGATCGGGCGCCCGCATCATGACCGACATGATCACGCACATGCGGCGCAACAAGATCCGCTACGGCCTGCAGACGATGTGTGAGGGCGGCGGCCAGGCCAACGCCACCATCATCGAACTGCTCGACACCTGA
- a CDS encoding ABC transporter substrate-binding protein has product MNAVRRRRMSRIVAATAAALLVTTVAACGDDNDDDAASSSVSVDSSSFPGKAASGAAVKIGLISAEDGQAVSLPETREAAEAATTYANENLGGIAGRPIELVSCKQQEEPASARNCANQMVEQKVNAVVVTNTGMTSVIAPIVTRAGIPYVTSVAGGMEDATGDKAFVWTSGASATLAMANYATQQKMTSVVAYSMENPAALGALEMIAKPAFKAAGIDFNVVSIPFGSPDATPQVSAGLKHKPQGAIILGESTVCTSVLKALGTLGSDAQIMTPQPCVAPDVAKAVGDSGIEGVKVFSNADTESDDAESKLYRDIMAKYSPETDTSGYAVTGYQGMLALIRATAGLTGDVTPDTIITAVRGATDVVLPAGLGITFTCDGTAVTGMKGVCSNQLILSTVKDGKLTGAEKIGLLGS; this is encoded by the coding sequence ATGAATGCAGTCCGCCGCCGACGTATGTCGCGGATTGTTGCCGCCACCGCGGCCGCGCTCCTGGTCACCACGGTCGCCGCCTGTGGTGACGACAACGACGACGATGCCGCGAGCAGCAGCGTGTCCGTCGACTCCAGCTCGTTCCCGGGCAAGGCCGCCTCCGGTGCGGCCGTCAAGATCGGTCTGATCAGCGCCGAGGACGGGCAGGCGGTGTCACTGCCCGAAACCCGCGAGGCCGCCGAGGCCGCCACCACGTACGCGAACGAGAACCTCGGCGGCATTGCCGGACGGCCGATCGAACTCGTCTCCTGCAAGCAGCAGGAGGAGCCCGCGTCGGCACGTAACTGCGCCAACCAGATGGTGGAGCAGAAGGTCAACGCCGTCGTCGTCACCAATACCGGTATGACCAGTGTGATCGCACCGATCGTCACCCGCGCCGGGATCCCGTATGTCACCTCGGTGGCCGGCGGCATGGAGGACGCGACCGGCGACAAGGCGTTCGTGTGGACCTCCGGTGCCAGCGCCACCCTGGCAATGGCCAACTACGCCACCCAGCAGAAGATGACATCGGTGGTCGCCTACTCGATGGAGAACCCGGCCGCGCTCGGCGCACTGGAGATGATCGCCAAGCCCGCGTTCAAGGCGGCCGGGATCGACTTCAACGTCGTGTCCATCCCGTTCGGCTCACCCGACGCCACCCCGCAGGTCAGCGCCGGTCTCAAGCACAAGCCGCAGGGTGCGATCATCCTAGGCGAGTCCACCGTGTGCACCTCGGTCCTCAAAGCGCTGGGCACGCTCGGCTCCGACGCCCAGATCATGACACCGCAGCCGTGTGTGGCCCCCGACGTCGCCAAGGCCGTCGGCGACTCCGGCATCGAGGGCGTGAAGGTGTTCAGCAATGCCGACACCGAATCCGACGATGCGGAAAGCAAGCTGTACCGCGACATCATGGCCAAGTACTCCCCCGAGACCGACACCAGCGGCTATGCGGTCACCGGATACCAGGGCATGCTGGCGCTCATCCGCGCCACCGCGGGCCTGACCGGTGATGTCACCCCCGACACCATCATCACCGCCGTCCGCGGCGCCACCGATGTTGTGCTGCCGGCCGGTCTGGGTATCACCTTCACCTGCGACGGCACCGCCGTCACCGGCATGAAGGGCGTCTGCAGCAACCAGCTCATCCTGTCCACCGTGAAGGACGGCAAGCTCACCGGCGCCGAGAAGATCGGTCTCCTCGGTTCCTGA
- a CDS encoding acyl-CoA dehydrogenase family protein, with amino-acid sequence MSQGFYEADHEAFREVVRDFIARDVTPNLDVWEENRETGRAVWKSAGALGILGLRFPSEYDGGGATDYRFRCVVQEELACVGAASLASGFSINEDIVGSYLMELGTDAQKRAWLPGMASGDIVTSIAMSEPAAGSDLRGMKTTAVRDGDEWVINGAKTFITSGFSSDVVLTAARTGEQDGRPRLSLILVPTTTPGFTRGRKLRKLGLHAQDTAEIAFSDVRVPADNLVGDIGRGFHHLTAQLPLERLSIAWRALCAAEAALEWTIRYTSERKAFGTRVIDFQNTRFRLAELTTEVDITRTFLEQSIHALNEGRFDATLGAKAKWWTTELQNRVVDACLQMHGGYGYMDEYPISRAYADARVQTIVGGTTEIMKEIIGRELAARYPTS; translated from the coding sequence GTGTCACAGGGGTTTTACGAAGCCGACCACGAGGCGTTCCGGGAGGTGGTGCGGGACTTCATCGCCCGTGATGTGACCCCCAATCTGGATGTGTGGGAGGAAAACCGGGAGACCGGCCGAGCAGTCTGGAAGTCGGCCGGTGCCCTGGGGATACTCGGGCTGCGCTTCCCTTCCGAGTACGACGGCGGCGGTGCGACCGACTACCGATTCCGCTGTGTGGTCCAGGAGGAACTGGCGTGCGTGGGGGCGGCGTCGCTGGCGTCGGGTTTCTCCATCAACGAGGACATCGTCGGCTCGTATCTGATGGAGCTGGGCACTGATGCCCAGAAGCGGGCGTGGCTGCCCGGTATGGCGTCCGGCGACATCGTGACGTCGATAGCGATGTCCGAACCCGCGGCCGGCAGCGACCTGCGCGGGATGAAGACCACCGCCGTCCGCGACGGTGACGAGTGGGTCATCAACGGCGCCAAAACCTTCATCACCAGCGGATTCTCGTCGGATGTCGTGCTCACCGCGGCCCGCACCGGCGAGCAGGACGGTCGGCCGCGGCTGTCGCTGATCCTGGTACCCACCACCACCCCCGGCTTCACCCGGGGCCGCAAGCTCCGCAAGCTCGGCCTGCACGCACAGGACACCGCGGAGATCGCGTTCAGCGATGTGCGGGTACCCGCCGACAACCTCGTGGGCGACATCGGGCGTGGTTTTCATCATCTGACCGCACAGCTTCCGCTGGAACGACTGTCGATCGCCTGGCGGGCCCTGTGCGCCGCGGAGGCGGCGCTGGAGTGGACCATCCGGTACACGAGTGAGCGAAAAGCCTTCGGCACCCGCGTCATCGACTTCCAGAACACCCGCTTCCGGCTCGCCGAGCTGACCACCGAGGTGGATATCACCCGCACCTTCCTGGAGCAGAGCATCCACGCCCTCAACGAGGGCCGCTTTGATGCGACTCTCGGTGCCAAGGCCAAATGGTGGACCACCGAACTGCAGAACCGTGTCGTCGACGCCTGCCTGCAGATGCACGGCGGCTACGGCTACATGGACGAATACCCCATCTCCCGCGCCTACGCCGACGCCCGAGTTCAGACCATCGTCGGCGGCACCACCGAGATCATGAAGGAGATCATCGGCCGCGAGCTCGCCGCACGCTACCCCACATCCTGA
- a CDS encoding ABC transporter ATP-binding protein: MSNVLSCRELAAGYSNGRPVVRDLSFDLAQGEILALLGPNGAGKTTALLTLAGLLPRLGGSVEVAGTAVKSGQARTTAKAGLALVPDNRELFTTLTVEENLRLAVPSRRDWPAERDRVLDYFPRLGERLRVNAGDLSGGEQQMLAIGRALAQHPKVLVVDELSMGLAPVIVERLLPVMRQVADDSEAAVIIVEQHVALVLEIADTALVLRHGDNVLHDAAEKLRGAPELIEQAYLGGSYDHDPVQIAEAL, from the coding sequence ATGAGCAACGTATTGTCCTGCCGCGAACTCGCGGCAGGCTACTCCAATGGCCGCCCGGTGGTTCGCGATCTGAGCTTCGATCTGGCGCAGGGCGAGATCCTCGCCCTGCTCGGACCGAACGGCGCGGGAAAGACCACCGCCCTGCTCACCCTCGCCGGGTTGCTGCCGAGGCTCGGCGGTTCGGTGGAGGTTGCCGGGACCGCCGTCAAGTCGGGCCAAGCCCGCACCACCGCGAAAGCGGGGCTGGCACTGGTACCCGACAACCGGGAACTGTTCACCACGCTGACCGTGGAGGAAAATCTGCGCCTGGCCGTTCCGTCACGGCGGGATTGGCCCGCCGAACGCGACCGGGTCCTCGACTACTTCCCACGCCTCGGTGAGCGGCTACGCGTCAACGCCGGCGATCTGTCCGGCGGCGAGCAGCAGATGCTCGCCATCGGCCGGGCACTGGCCCAGCACCCGAAAGTGCTGGTCGTGGATGAGCTGAGTATGGGTTTGGCACCGGTGATCGTTGAACGCCTGCTGCCGGTGATGCGTCAGGTCGCCGACGACTCCGAGGCCGCGGTGATCATCGTCGAGCAGCATGTGGCATTGGTGCTCGAGATCGCCGACACCGCGCTGGTACTGCGGCACGGCGACAACGTCCTGCACGACGCGGCCGAAAAGCTTCGCGGCGCACCCGAACTCATCGAGCAGGCCTACCTCGGCGGCTCGTACGATCACGACCCCGTCCAGATCGCCGAAGCACTCTGA